The DNA sequence TATGAGAGAAGTTGCACACTGCCACACATCCTGCGTGTTATCTAGTAAATCTAATGAATTTCAAAATGAGGTGCAGGATAGTGGTTCTGTGGTTTATGAAAGAGAATACATGCAAGGCGTTCTGATTAAACAAAGGATAATGAATAATGAAGGTCTTTCTAAAAGTAGTAAAGAACAGTGTAAGACAAAGGAAGCAAAAATAAAGTCATGTTCGAACACATATGAAGGCCATAGAAGTTACTTTTTGATGTTGAATCTGCAACTTGGCATCAGGTGAAGTACTTCAATATAAAGTGTTTCTTACTATTGCTGTTACATATTATTTTCTTTGCTGAGAATCATGCAGGATCTTTATTGATACTGCAGTCAATATTAACATGCAGGATCCTGATGGACTCAGCAGTAAATATTAGCTAGCTATAAAATTTTATCAATAAGTCCCCAACAGCAAGTAAAAATATAAAGTATTAACCAAATACTGAACATTGAACTTAAGTTTGTTTTGCACAGTGAAAGAGTATTGTCAAAAACTTAGATTGAGAAGAATAAAGAAATCTCGGACTAAGGCTTAACCGTCGCGGCTTTACACGACGTATAGACGTTAACTTCTTTTATTTCACTACTAACATGAAAGCATGCATATACGATAGATATTTGATCTCTAATACCAAGACTTGATCATTTAACAGGTTATTAGAACTTTTTGATAAGCATTTTTGAGTTCAATTTATCCTTTGATCCTAAGGCACATTAAATTGTAACATTTAAAATTTTGATATATTCTCTTCTTTATTCATAAAACTTTAACTAAGCTGATAACTAAACATGTAATATAGCAAAGCTAATAAAATCGTACAAGGAAAAGCTAATAACTTATCATGTGATAGAGCAAAGCAAATAAAATCATACTCTGTTTAATTAATTCTAATTATGTTATCTCATGATGTTTAATGCCATACCTTGATGAAGGTATGCATGTTTCAGATAATTAGCTCAAATAGTACATGAACTTCTCGGTCAGAGCTCGAAAGCATATCTAGGTAAGCTGGGAATATGGGGCAGAAATTGTGAGGTGGTTGTAATGCAGTACATCTGTAATCTGAAAAGGGATGGGGGGGGGGGAGtctagaattcttttaaagggcAGTAAAAAGCACTGTATATATAAGCTTCCCCAAATTATTTATTTTGTTCAGCGGCACAATCACTTATTATATCCACATACTAGCTCAATATTATCATGGTACTTCCAGAAAGCATCTTGAATCTTGAGTCTTCTCTTGTTGACAATGAATTGGTCATGTAGCAGTGTATTTTTGCATCAACTTCAGTCTTCACATTGTCTGAAATCCATGCTGATTGACCCATATGGCATTTACAGGTATACTGTTGGAAAGATTACGCCAGTGCCTAAGCGTGAAGTACGATCATCTGACTTCGGAGAACAGGCTAGAATACGTATGTATTTTCCTAGAAGAGGTTCCCAAACAACTCCACCACATTACTCTTTAGATTTTTACTGGACGGATTACTGTCCTATGGTTTTCCGGTATGTACATTCCTCTTTAACCCCTCCTACATCTTATTGCCTTTATTTACTTACTGTATTCGGGAAaatgatatatttttttaatttttttacatGAATACTCAGGAATTTGAGGGAGATGTTCAAGCTGGATGCTGCTGAATACATGATGTCGATATGTGGTGATGATGGCTTAAGGGAGATTTCCTCTCCTGGAAAAAGTGGCAGCATTTTCTATCTTTCCCACGATGATAGATTTGTGATTAAAACCTTGAAAAGATCCGAGCTGAAGGTGTGAACGTAGAGAATATATCAATTTATGATTTACTTATGGTGTTTTATTTCGATACACATTTGACACATAATTTTCATGAGATATTTTAGTAGATCCATGTGAATGTGTTGCATCTGCCATCTGGTATCTACTCTGTTCTACTCAAATTCTAATATTCAagcctcctgagtcagagcctgtcgcttaaatgcggtttaccttggttcacgtggtttgcaggttattgcgtgagcccgtagggtttacccagtgcgcacccgaagggtagcggttgcgggttacctacgataaaaaaaaaaaaaatgaaacctaAATATCACTTAAAGACGTGTTTAGATATAATATATTGTGAATTTTTCTTTAAAAAAGCTGTACATTGCAAAATCCGTACATGGCAATCATTTCCCACCATTTACTGCCAGACTATAAGTTATACGAATGTTTTGTTGAGGTCTACCTGTCACAGTGAGGGTGGATGTTAGGTGAATATATTGATCACTAGTAATTGAACATTTGAATATCTGGATTGCAAGAGACAAAGTTGATTGTGAGGGTATATGTAATACTTTTTCTCGAATAATATCCACTAATAAAATGAGAAAATATAAGGAAAAAAAGCAATATATGGTCAGCTTTTAGCCCTCATTGCGAATAGCTGTATCAATTATGCAGAAATCATGTGAAACTTCTTCCACGTAAAGGACCAGGAGTTGATAAGATTCTAGCATGTGGAGGATATTAGCTGTTTTGACAATTCCCCGCTGTCAGATACTAATTGCATTCTTTTCTAGGTATTTTTGGTCTGCCCAATCGTATATTGTTTAATGTTCGATTATCACTTTGATATGATAAGCATGTATCTGTGTTTATATGAAAAAGTTGGTTGCAAGGCTTGTCTAGGGTGAAAAGACTTTTAATGGTTTCATTAAACACTGTGAAGTGTATCTTGAGTAAGTTTTAAATTGGCAGCACGTATGTTCATATGTTTCCAAGGGGTTTATTTCCTCTGTTATTAAAAGTTATAGGTTTAGTAAGAACTGAAATCAAGCTGAACAGGTTAAACAGATGCGCCTTGAATTAATTGCTCGTTGTTTTTATGATAGATGGTACCTTACGTGATAGTTGCTGACTTCTCTCATTATTTTTTGTATGTAACAAAGTAAGAAACCATCCTGATATTAGCTTCTATGCTCCCTACATTCTATGCATACTGCAGTCGGATTATAAACTGGAACATTCTAATTACTTGCTGATTCTTCAATTAGTGAAGTGAGATAATGACTGTGAACCTGAACCTATATGTGATGCTTCAGGAATCCATACACTTGTATTACACATTGGGGTCAATTAAGTTTTTTTGTAATGCATATAGTGCAGCTGCACTAACAACTTGACTAGAAAATTAAAATACAAGATGAAAATTTTGAACTTCTAGCCTTATGCGGGAAGAGCTTTTGGGTTGCTAAATGAATATTAACCGCACCCAGCATTGTGCATTAGTTTTAACAGATTATATAACCTTATATAAAGTTTTATCTCTCAAGTCTGCTCTTATTCGTTTGTTCTTTGTTATTTACATATTTTCTTTAGGTTCTATATAAGATGCTAACTAGCTACTATGATAAAGCTTTACATATATTTACATACTGCAGTCAAATTATAAGCTGGCTTAGTTCTAATTTACGTACTATTTCTTCAATTAGTGAAATGAAATAAGGGCTAAGAGCCTGAACCTATATGTGATGCTTCAGGAATCCTTACACTTGCACTATGTATTAAACATAAGTCAATAAAAATATTCTGTAATGCATCTAGTGCAGCTGTACTAACAACTTGACGAGAAAATTGAATTCAAGATGAAAATTTTGAACCTTTAACTGTCTCGGGTAAGAGATCTTGGGTTGCTAAATGATTATTCTATTGCACCCAGCATGTAATTAGTTTTGGCAGATTATATAATCTTAAACAAATTTTTATTCCCCAAGACTGCTCTTATTCAGTTGTTTTTtgttatataaatattattttcaGGTTCTACTTAAGATGCTACCTAGCTACTATGCTAATGTCAAGGAGCATGAGAACACCCTCATAACAAAATTTTTTGGAGTTCACCAAATAGCATGGAAGGCTGGACGAAAGGTATCTAGTATAGGTTCTTTTGTCCCTGTATACTTGGGTGTGCATGACTTTTACTTGTGGATGATGGTTAGCTTGATTCTTCTCTGTTTAGATACGCTTTGTTGTCATGGGGAATATGTTCTGCACTGAATTGCGTATACATCGTCGTTATGACCTGAAGGGTTCATGTCAAGGAAGAGTTACTAATAAAGATGAGATTACAGAGAATACCACATTCAAAGACCTCGATCTTCCTTATGAATTCCACATGGACAAGTTGTTGCGTGAGTCACTTCTAAAGTAAGTTTCCTATTTACAGTCTTTCTGGCAATGTAGATCTTAGAGGATACTATCTAGATTGGTGATTAAATAGGAAAAAAAATATACATACTATAGCAAGATTTTATTTTATGATTACTTCTTTCATTTATTACAAGACTACTACAAACTTCAATACCAACTTTTGCGTAGAACATGTAGATGACAAAAATACTTTATGTGAAACATCATGTAACATATTCCATTTTAAATTCCAGAAGAATTGTTTACTCTTGCATTCTGCAGACAAATCTCTCTAGACTGTATGTTCCTGGAATCTCAGCAAATAATTGATTATAGCCTTCTACTGGGTTTACATTTCCGAGCTCCTGAGCATCTGAAAGCCCTCTTGGAAACTCCTGGGTCCTTGCACGAGCCAGAGCATACATTTGCTAGTCATGGTAAATCTGGTATATTAACATATATTACTTCTGCTTTACTGCTAATTATTTCTTCAAGAACATTAGCATACTAGCATATGAAGTCTGTGAGACACCAACACTTGACTAAATTCATactttttttttatctttttttgTCTCTGAATATCTTCTTTCTGCGTCAAATCTTTCGAGAGAAGCAAGCATCTTGTTACCTTGATTACAAATATGTGTTATGGATGCCACTCACGCGCTTTTACTTCCGTTTAGGGCCAGATTTAGAACAGACTATCTGATAGTTGTAGGATTATTTTTTATTAAGATAAAATTATGGAAGTTCTTATTACGAACagttaattaaaaaaaaatgcCAAATCTGTATATATACAGACAAAATTAATGTAAATGGCTTATGATATCTAGATTTAAAAAATGTCATCATATGTGGGCAGTGAGCGCAGTTTGTACAAGTGACTAGCTTGTGCATGCTTCTTTGGAGTTATTCTGTCTATGGTTCTGACAAGGAGCGTTATGTGCTTTCTAAGACCAACTGCATTCGGAACCTGTTATTGCCGAGTGTGTGCTGCGGTTTTGAAGCAGTTTTTTTGCTGCTTTCAATCTATAGTAACGTTCATTCTTTTTATGTTTTTGTTCAGTAAAATTTGCTAGGCAGGAACCTGTAGCTTTCATAAAAATGTGCAAATTTTATAATTGGACTCCTCATTATGGTATCCTTATTAACTAATAAACCACCAATCACTTGGAAAATGTTTTTGAACTTGGTAAATAATGCTAATACTCTTTTTTCTTTACCTGATGAGTATCATTGTTGATATCTTCCAGGTGCAATCTCCCAAGATGAACTATTGATTCCTCCAAAGGGACTTCTACTTGTGACCCATGAACCTAACTTTGTTAGCACTCAACCTGGTCCTCACATTAGAGGAAATAATTTGAGAGCATTTTCTGTGGGTGAGCAGGAGGTGGACCTTCTTTTGCCTGGTACTGCAAGGTATTTTACTTGCTTTAGAGATATCTATTTAATTGCGTATTACTGTACATAATTATGCTGTAAAATCTAGTAAATATATCGTATGATACTTTTTTCATGTTTTTTCTGGAATATATGTAGACCAAATGCTTATTACTGCAATTTATCGGATAGTTGTACATTTCAATTTGAAGTAGGGATTCCATGAAAAAGGTTCAAGACTTGTGAAGTGTATGTTGCATTGCCGAGTTGGTCCATTCACAACTTTAGATGGCCTTTAGTTTCCAATTTTTCCAGACACGCTTCCCATAATTTACAGTTCATCTCATGACTTCCCATTTGGGCAAGTCACATAATTTCAAGTAAAAGGGCGCGAGAGAGTGACGATTCAAACGCATTACTTTTGTTTGGTAAGTCGCATAAGTTTTAAAATAAAAGGGCAAGAGTAAGGATTCCAATATATGACCTTGTCATGGGGGAAAGAACTCTACTTTTATTTTTTGTATGCAGCATTCTCTGTTACCTTTGTTGTTCTAACATAATTAAAATAGCATAAGTTGGAGAATTATGATGTCTTTAGTGAAGTTACTGTTTAGACAATGTCTTTCTAAATTGCTATTGCTTCAAAACATCTCCAGATTACGAGTCCAACTAGGAGTGAACATGCCAGCTCAAGCCAACCACAAGCTTCAGCAGGATGGCGACAATTCATCAGAAGCTGAACTTTTTGAGGTTTATGATGTGGTTCTCTATCTTGGCATAATTGATATACTGCAGGAATACAACCTGAAAAAGAAACTGGAACATACATATAAATCAATGCAATACGACCCTATGTCAATTTCTGTTATCGAACCAAAGTTATATTCAAAACGTTTCATAAATTTTCTCGAAAGAGTATTCCCACTTGAACCTTAAGGGCACCACTGTTCCTCAACATCCATATCTTACTCTGCTTCTAAATCATCTCATTTTGTATTTGCTAAGTCTTTTGCAGCTTGTAGGTCCACATTATAAGCTGTTCACATTCCGGGGGGTTTTATGTATATCAATAATTCATGATAATACATGCATGCACCACTGAGTGTTGCAGCAGTTTGTCTAGTGACAATTTGTAATCTGAAGCTCTATTCCATATTCCAACATCACCATATTCAGCAAATTATATCTTAGTCTTATCTGTTCAGTGAAAGTACGTAAATGACCAgtatttatattaataaatattCGTCTTTCTTAAGTGTATCCGTGAGACTGACACTGCCATACATGTGAAGCTGGTGGTCTGCTGGT is a window from the Apium graveolens cultivar Ventura chromosome 1, ASM990537v1, whole genome shotgun sequence genome containing:
- the LOC141666578 gene encoding phosphatidylinositol 4-phosphate 5-kinase 8-like isoform X1, producing the protein MESSESSTEYIFPNGDVYSGNLEGKLPHGNGKYTWSDGTVYEGDWDKGKLTGKGRVIWPSGTSYEGDFSRGYRHGFGTLISSNGSVYKGSWKLNIQHGIGEKQYYNLDVYEGLWKEGIYEGNGRYAWSNGNMYIGTWKAGKMCGRGVMKWSNGDLFDGFWLNGLRHGSGFYRFEDGGYYFGTWTKGIKDGRGKFYPAGSKRPSLAKWCSFGLHDDDMEGSVSRSSSMKSECKDMGPSVNRSLSERFSFDGFFRGSGRISHKSISLEENWSLSHSMREVAHCHTSCVLSSKSNEFQNEVQDSGSVVYEREYMQGVLIKQRIMNNEGLSKSSKEQCKTKEAKIKSCSNTYEGHRSYFLMLNLQLGIRYTVGKITPVPKREVRSSDFGEQARIRMYFPRRGSQTTPPHYSLDFYWTDYCPMVFRNLREMFKLDAAEYMMSICGDDGLREISSPGKSGSIFYLSHDDRFVIKTLKRSELKVLLKMLPSYYANVKEHENTLITKFFGVHQIAWKAGRKIRFVVMGNMFCTELRIHRRYDLKGSCQGRVTNKDEITENTTFKDLDLPYEFHMDKLLRESLLKQISLDCMFLESQQIIDYSLLLGLHFRAPEHLKALLETPGSLHEPEHTFASHGKSGAISQDELLIPPKGLLLVTHEPNFVSTQPGPHIRGNNLRAFSVGEQEVDLLLPGTARLRVQLGVNMPAQANHKLQQDGDNSSEAELFEVYDVVLYLGIIDILQEYNLKKKLEHTYKSMQYDPMSISVIEPKLYSKRFINFLERVFPLEP
- the LOC141666578 gene encoding phosphatidylinositol 4-phosphate 5-kinase 8-like isoform X2, with product MESSESSTEYIFPNGDVYSGNLEGKLPHGNGKYTWSDGTVYEGDWDKGKLTGKGRVIWPSGTSYEGDFSRGYRHGFGTLISSNGSVYKGSWKLNIQHGIGEKQYYNLDVYEGLWKEGIYEGNGRYAWSNGNMYIGTWKAGKMCGRGVMKWSNGDLFDGFWLNGLRHGSGFYRFEDGGYYFGTWTKGIKDGRGKFYPAGSKRPSLAKWCSFGLHDDDMEGSVSRSSSMKSECKDMGPSVNRSLSERFSFDGFFRGSGRISHKSISLEENWSLSHSMREVAHCHTSCVLSSKSNEFQNEVQDSGSVVYEREYMQGVLIKQRIMNNEGLSKSSKEQCKTKEAKIKSCSNTYEGHRSYFLMLNLQLGIRYTVGKITPVPKREVRSSDFGEQARIRMYFPRRGSQTTPPHYSLDFYWTDYCPMVFRNLREMFKLDAAEYMMSICGDDGLREISSPGKSGSIFYLSHDDRFVIKTLKRSELKVLLKMLPSYYANVKEHENTLITKFFGVHQIAWKAGRKIRFVVMGNMFCTELRIHRRYDLKGSCQGRVTNKDEITENTTFKDLDLPYEFHMDKLLRESLLKQISLDCMFLESQQIIDYSLLLGLHFRAPEHLKALLETPGSLHEPEHTFASHGAISQDELLIPPKGLLLVTHEPNFVSTQPGPHIRGNNLRAFSVGEQEVDLLLPGTARLRVQLGVNMPAQANHKLQQDGDNSSEAELFEVYDVVLYLGIIDILQEYNLKKKLEHTYKSMQYDPMSISVIEPKLYSKRFINFLERVFPLEP